The nucleotide window aataaatatgagATAAAAACAAATTAATTCTTGAAAATGTTAGACAATTTTGTTCTGCTGCAAGTCCTTTGCTGCAAATTTTTTTGTATATACATTATGCACTGTCCTAGTGCATAATGTAATTTCACATTTGTGAGTGGGTTGCTAGAGCAGATAGATTATAACAAATAGAAACACTGTTCAATACATTATTACAGCAAACTACCCTTGTATTCCATGAATATTTATACTCTCCTTCCAATCCACATGGTCAATCCACATGCTCAATATAGCAATCATCCGATTCTCATGTTAAAGGATGCCTTTAATTACTCTAAAATAGTCCGctccaacatttacatttacaaagtgtctGCAATGTAGACACATACTTTCCGGTTTGACAGTATCACTATGATAAAATATAGGAGAGAAAATTACGATTATATTAAAAGAGTCTGTTGCATGGACCTGCATGTCATGTGGTACAGTGGGGACACAGAGTATGAAAATATGCCGTACAGAAAGCTGGTGTTCAAAACCCCTCCTGTACAAGAGCCCCGACTGCTCAGCTCAGGgttcataaaaacaaacaaaaacagtagTTTATCTGGATGAGACGGGATCTCAGCAGTACACAGACCAGTAGATTAAGTTAAAGATAATGTAGGCGCCAGGGAAGATCATGCGCGAGTATGTGTCTATAGCGTGAGTGTTCTGGATGATCCGGAaacctcttctcttcttcttggTTCCTGTGGACTCGCTGTCCAGGGAGAGGTGGACGACCATGCGCTCCTGCTTCTCTGGAGGGTCCTCGGGCACCATGGGAGCCCGGGTGTAGCCTGCCAGGCTGTTGGTGTCTGCCTCACTGTAGGTCCCATCCAGCATCATGGTCCTGGTGTGGGACATGCCACAGGTACATGGCAGGgcctggggggcgggggagaagagagagagacagagagaaatgtaaacacagacagaacaggggtgttccatcaacgtcgattaagtaaaagcgagacttatttcgccaagtctcacttactttagcgagagttccgttccattaaggtggcttattttaaTTCTAGCtgcgtaaccaaggtaacttatacttcggaactagcctgatccgtgtcaggctaaaagtcaagctaaactaaaatgttttgcaaataatttcaaacaggcggaaacagaatctcaaaagacagttccatagagtaaattcctgcgcgcaaagcactttagtccgtgttaggaaacgtaaattcagactttttgaagtgcagacatgaatgatttacatgtttacttcatagTCGAAGCTTATGGAGGTCttgcttgaattagcgttgcctgttagtggaacggcttgaggcttaagtctaagttgacgtttacccaagtgagacttattcgtgtaagcgcaacttgcgttagcgacgttgatggaacaccccccagatCAGAGCATGTCATGGACTCAGAAGAGATCATCTCTGTCATTAGCATGAACAAGCCATGATCAATAATCCCCAGCATAGTCATGACAGTGTAACCATGACTACTCACCTGCTCTCTTGCCTTCTCCCTGAGCTTCCGATCTTTCCCGTCTCTCACCGTCGTCAGGTAGTTCACGGCGGCGTATTCCAACACCgacaggaacacaaacacaaaactgaCCCAGAGGTAAATGTCCACAGCTTTGATGTAGGAGACTCTGGGCATGGACGCGTTCACTCCAGTGATGATGGTGGACATGGTGAGCACCGTGGTGATACCTGGAAGGCACAGGCCAGCATGTCATTCAAGCACCGTAGGCCTCACAGGCAAAGAGATAAACAACAACGTCAGCGTGGGATAGGTATGGGCTAGCGTACCTAATGAGACTCTGGCAGGTACAGCCCGTCTATCGATCCAGAAAGACACCCAGGACAGCATGACCATCAGGGTGGCAGGAAAGTAGGTCTGGAGCAGGAAGAAGAAGATGTGGCGCCGCAGGGTGAAGTTGATGTACAGACGGTTGTACCagcctggggggaagagaggagatggagacaaGAAATCCCCTCACAGTCAGTAACATAATGCATTAGTTTTGCATGATGCAAATCATTTTTGACAGACGAGTCTGGTGTATATTGTAGACACAAGGATAcgctacaataaaaaaaaaatgtttaactCTCTTTTACAGGATTGAGGCAGAATCCTTTATTGACTTGAGCATATACCTGTGCTGCTGTAGAAAGCCAGTCTAGAGGAAGtgtgaaacttctggatgaggaACTGGGAGAGGGAGATTCTGTCGTCCGTGCTTAGGGACTCATCCCCGCTTTTCCAGTACAGCATGAGGTCCTCATCCGTGTAAGCGTCTGAGGACAAACGTTTCAAAACCGTCACAATCCCTTCATGCCAACCGGACGCAGAGAGCAGTTGTTGATAACTCACAACTTTCCAGCTCCAAAGTACAGGTTTGGGAGTCCAGTGGAAAACGACTGAAGTCCATGTTACAGGCTGCAGTCACTGTGACCCTGGGGATAGAAAAAAAATAATCAGAAAAACATGAAACGTTACATTATTATACAGACTACAAGAAAAGGCTGCTGGGCACATTTCCCTCCAGTCCACTACTGTGGACAGAGCACCATACTCCAGGGAACTGTGAAGGTCAAAGATCATCCTCCTCACCTCAGGCTGTAGAGAACATGTCCGTCAGGGAAAACCCTCAGCATGATGTTCTCAGTGGTGGTGTCATGGATGAAAGACCTCTTGGAGTGGACGAAAAACACATCAGGCACCCAGATCTTCTTCACCAAGCGCCCGTCGAATGTCATGCTCTTATTGGTGGAGCTGGGGAAAGACAGGCGCTCATCCTTCCAGTAGTGTCTCAGATACAGGGTCATGGTGAAGTcctgggggaggacagaggggaaagAACACAGCAAATCCTCATGCTGAATCTCTTCCTTTTTAAAGCTCCATCTTTTGCTGTTTACACTCTGTTTACATCCATTGATTGTATGCTGGGATTATCAGGGTGTGTCTGCCTATGGATTACATGGTGTGTTAACGATTAAACACATGTCCTATGTTTGATACACAACACAGCAGTGTTGTCATCTCACgaggtatataatgatggtgGATGCATTATTTGCATTGGCCACTGTcatatcccctcctcctctccctgacctGTCCTGCTATGACTGCACTGCCTACTACATCCTCTCCTTTGTCATCGTGATAACAAAAGATCATCCTCTGACCCATTCAGCTCACATTATTACATAATCTAAAATAAAATACCCAATCTGCTTGGAATAATGGCTCCAAAGATGGGTGCTCACAAGCACTGTTATTGTTGCATAAGATTGTAGTAAAAGATACATTTTGGGCACTTTTGTACAAATGCAGACACTGTAATAATCATATACTTTTCATTTGAGAAAGTCATTGTTTTTTTGGCTGTACTGTGATTCAATGTTCTGGCACTATCAAATCACACCAGGactaaaaatatttaaaaaaaaaacatttgtttgcGTGTCTGTTTTATGTACTGAGATTTAAACTAAATGTAATACTTGGTCGTCTTCCCATATAAAGGGAACAACATCGGGATTTTACCGTCCAAATTACATCTTAGAACAGAACGACTACTTAATTACATTACTACAAAAAATATACTTGAGCCTTGGTCTGGCACAAAAATCAATTTATACCCTCACTGTGTAATTTAGAGATAACTGAGAATGATGAAGTGAATATATTCATCTTTGCTTCACAAGGAAGTGTTAGATAAGGAAGTATCAAAATATAGACCCTTGATCTGACATTTTTTATCATGCCTTTTTTCCTCATCTCTTGCGAGGCCTGTCAAGTTGGTGAGCAGAAAACAAACCTGGTAATAACTTTGTCCTTGTTAATCATATTTAGGGTGTTGCTGTATGAAGTGAAAGCTTTGCCCGAAGCATTAAAGTGACACTATTGTTTTACAGTCATTACTAAACAAATTGTGCTCAGATATCGTTGTCAGCACTGCTTACCATGTCAACCTCTGATATACTGTCCAAACTCTCCACCTGCACATCGACACCTACCGGAACAGCCGGGCCTGGAAAGAAACATTCACAATATGAACCATAGAACATTATAATCTATTATAATCCTCACCCCATTTCTATGGAACCTCAGGGTAAAACCGACACAAATGGTCTCATATCCTTTGATTCAGCATCCAGATGATTGATGAGGATTACAGTTATATTTGAAAGTTCAGGTCATGTTTATTTTCCATCTCATCCAATTGAAATATTTACTCGCACCTTGTGGTTTCGTATATATTAGCCTACGTATTGGTAGCCGCCATATCGTCTGCTATAGTTAATCTGCTCTGCAGCAGTGCCTGGTCCTGTTGCATAACTCGTGGCAAAGCTATTACCTGGAAGCCAGGATATTAACTCATCGCCTTGTGCCAGCTGTGTGCTCCCTTGTCCTGCCCTCACACCATATGTCATCTATCCGATCTCTGACTACTTTAGTAGGACAACTGGATGACACACCTGTCACCAGCCAGCAGCGGCCCTACCTCCAGATTAGAGCGGGGATTGGGCTGTTATTTAAGAAAAGATTTCTATTACATTCAGTGATTACTGGTTCTGTCCATCTGCTGCTGGCGGACCGGTGCACAGGAGGGCGCGTTGGCTAGGCTGCACCCGCCTAAGATCACGCACGcaaatacagtaatatatagcctactttacataaacacacacaaacgcacgcacacagatatgcacacatacataaacgcGCACACACTCTTATAGACGTAGTTGGTCACTTTTCCGGATTGTTTATTCTGATGAAGAAAATATCCGGAATGCACACaagttttgttttttgtcaGGATAATCTTTCGTTTTGCCATTTTAAAGTACAGGCGTATTTTAAATCACTATAGTTTTCGATGTTTGCGTGACTCATTAATTTGAGAGTCACGCAAATATTCTATATTTCCTTCCATCCCCCTATAGTGTAGTTCTTTACTGTAGTCTACTTGGCTGGCAAGCAATGTTAAATCAGCAGAAAATGCAGTGTTGCCCAGTGTTCATCCAGCCAGTTTGAAATAACGTTCTGTAGCCACCTCACTGAACCTCCAAACACCAAACACATCAACATGTCATCACAGTTGAGCTGCATTGGTTTCAGACTGTGGATAAACAACCCACCGGACCAGTTTGTGTGTGGCTAGTGAATGTACAGTACCCACAAATTGTCCCAGAAAAGATGATTTACTCGATCATGATAACATTCCATGAGTCCTAGTGACTCATTAGTAAgcatgtctacacacacacacacacacgccaaggtTAGACACACGCCGAACCTCCTCTAAAACAGTCACTGAATATTGAAAAGAACCCGTCATGGAAAGTTTTACAAGATCTGAAAGTATGTCACAAAGAGTTCCTTTACACCTTTAATATACAGAAATCCAAACTTCCCTGGTCACATGCAACTAAGAGCTGCAGGTGTGTTAGTGAATGTCTCAACAGATCTATTGTAAGGAGGAAAAAAAGCTCCTTGTCCATTTCCCCCAGCAGTGTTGGGGTGCTCTCCTGTTCTTGGATTAGCAACTCTAAATCCACCATTGGTTAGCACTGTCCAGATTAGGGCCAGCTAGGCCCATGCATTAGACACAGCTGGTCCCTCCAGAGGGAAATCCCATGGGGTCCATGTTCTTGGAAATCACAGGAGCTagatggggggcgggggggtgctcTCTATTATGCAAATATGATTAAGGCCTTTCTACTCTCCTCAGGTGACTTCTAAAGCTGAGGAGATcgttttttgtttatttgaagCCTTATGCAGAGAATGTTGATTTGTTAAGAAGCGCCAACAGAATATTGGCCGTTGTCCACATCGAATTGCATGAAGCTTCATCCTGAGAATGTGAAAATATTGTTACCGTCAAGGCCTTTACTACAGGGAAGAGCTGGGCCTGTTGAACATGCAAACCTCACACTGTCTCTGCAACAGCCACGGATACCATACACATGAAAGAACACAGTCCTACAGGAAACAGGTTTTTTCCCCTCCGCAAACACCACATGCACGTTGTGATAAGGACTCTCCAGAAAGTAGCTGTGGCTATGATATACACAATTGGACAATGCCGGAATTCACCGGTAGGATTTGCCTGATTCTATTTGGACTGATCACCCGCCTGTGTTGAAGCCCCCTGTTGGCACGTCACAAGGCCGTCTGTGATAAAGTCTCTCCAGCTAGCAGGCAGCGTTTGTGTAAGAGGCTTTCATTAGCAACACCGCCTGGGCCCTCCTTTTGAAGCTGGGAAGACACACTGCGACACCCAAATTAATTCAGACAGTTTGGGAGGCGAGGCGAAGCTTACACAAGTCAGCATTTCATAACGTATGAATAAGACAGGCAAGAACAATCTGGAAGGCGTTTCTATTCCAGGACACACGATGGGGTGTCCCACTTTcgaacaacacaacacagacatgggTCCTCACAAGCAGGCATGCTTTGTCCCGGACTCTGTTGTCTGCTGAAGCTTAGTAAACCTATTTTATTCAACAGGAGGTATCCCTTTAGGCATGTTGTTTACACAATAAGCATTTCTTACACATTTGGGGAGATCTACCCATGGCATTAATGTGAAATGTACATAGAATATTACTGGGTTATCAtcaattgttgtttttttattcatgtcCCATATAGTTAGTTCATGGTTTTAGTCACACGGGTAATATGAATATAGGCTTCACATAGGCTCATTCACAGCAATCATCTTAGTCTGACATGTCTTCCCACTAAAGTAAATCCAGAGATAAACAACCCCAGTCTTGCAGGCCGTAGCAACCATCACCACCGGACTGTTTGATGAATGTTTCAACTGCTCAAAGATAACTAAGAGACTGACAAACTATGGAGATGCTAGAGGCTGAGCACATGTAACAGGGTAGACATGCTGAGCACATGGTCTGAACACAGAGCTCCAGGAGACTTTACAGGGGGGGGACATGCTGAGCACATGTAACAGGAGAGAGATGCTGAGCACATGTAACAGGAGGGAGATGCTGAGCACATGTAACAGGAGAGAGATGCTGAGCACATGTAACAGGGGGGAGATGCTGAGCACATGTAACAGGGGGGATGCTGAGCACATGTAACAGGGGGGAGATGCTGAGCACATGTAACAGGGGGGAGATGCTGAGCACATGTAACAGGAGAGAGATGCTGAGCACATGTAACAGGAGAGAGATGCTGAGCACATGTAACAGGAGAGAGATGCTGAGCACATGTAACAGGGGGGATGCTGAGCACATGTAACAGGAGAGAGATGCTGAGCACATGTAACAGGGGGGAGATGCTGAGCACATGTAACAGGGGGGAGATGCTGAGCACATGTAACAGGGGGGAGATGCTGAGCACATGTAACAGGGGGGAGATGCTGAGCACATGTAACAGGGGGGAGATGCTGAGCACATGTAACAGGGGGGAGATGCTGAGCACATGTAACAGGGGGGAGATGCTGAGCACATGTAACAGGGGGGATGCTGAGCACATGTAACAGGAGAGGGATGCTGAGCACATGTAACAGGAGAGAGATGCTGAGCACATGTAACAGGAGAGAGATGCTGAGCACATGTAACAGGAGGGAGATGCTGAGCACATGTAACAGGAGAGAGGCGCCCACTCCTCCTGATCCTTCCTCTCTCCGGTGCTCGATCCTGGGACCTCTGACTCACCACGTCTGTTACAAGTGCATGCCTTCTGGTCTGAACACAAGAGCTCCAGGAGACTTTACAGGATAGAGACCTCTAAAGGGTACAGCTACTGCCCAGTATGAACATGGCCTGGACGCTGACTGGattcaaatcaacatttatttgtatagccctttttacacgcaagcatgtctcagagggcttcacatacgcccatagaactgcccctcaaccaacctaaacccgcagggaagacaaggaaaaaaatCCCAGAAAAATTCAGGATTCAGATGATGACTGTTAGAGCTTACCTGCAAATGCTGGTCTCATGGTGAAATCATGATCATCCACACGTAGCAGGTGGTCTGTCTTCACCTTACGAGTTTTAGTTCCATCGACCAACTTTTTGAGGGGACTGCAATGGAGAGGAGTCACCAATGAGGGCTTACAGAAAATGTTGAAATGTGATGTtacaaaatattacaaaaaaaagtgataaaatatatatttgttaatGCAGCAATGTTCAGAAGAAAAATTCacttgtatgtgttgtgtgtacgtgtgcatgggtagcctatgtctgtgtgtgcgtttgtgacaTAGGCTAGTTAACTAAATCGGCAGTTATACTGTCTGGTTACTAAACGTATGCATGAGTTCTTAGGTAGGTGTGTACCCTTGAATTTACCTCATTTAACCCGAGGGTCATCCTCTACAATCCGTCATTGCATGAACCAGGCATGGTGTAATGAAAGCTCAATGATGAA belongs to Osmerus eperlanus chromosome 8, fOsmEpe2.1, whole genome shotgun sequence and includes:
- the LOC134025237 gene encoding gamma-aminobutyric acid receptor subunit rho-2-like isoform X2, which codes for MSPLKKLVDGTKTRKVKTDHLLRVDDHDFTMRPAFAGPAVPVGVDVQVESLDSISEVDMDFTMTLYLRHYWKDERLSFPSSTNKSMTFDGRLVKKIWVPDVFFVHSKRSFIHDTTTENIMLRVFPDGHVLYSLRVTVTAACNMDFSRFPLDSQTCTLELESYAYTDEDLMLYWKSGDESLSTDDRISLSQFLIQKFHTSSRLAFYSSTGWYNRLYINFTLRRHIFFFLLQTYFPATLMVMLSWVSFWIDRRAVPARVSLGITTVLTMSTIITGVNASMPRVSYIKAVDIYLWVSFVFVFLSVLEYAAVNYLTTVRDGKDRKLREKAREQALPCTCGMSHTRTMMLDGTYSEADTNSLAGYTRAPMVPEDPPEKQERMVVHLSLDSESTGTKKKRRGFRIIQNTHAIDTYSRMIFPGAYIIFNLIYWSVYC
- the LOC134025237 gene encoding gamma-aminobutyric acid receptor subunit rho-2-like isoform X1 produces the protein MPYYTRFLFVLFCLILVGECRKHKSRKRRWSGTVESQKHGTPLKKLVDGTKTRKVKTDHLLRVDDHDFTMRPAFAGPAVPVGVDVQVESLDSISEVDMDFTMTLYLRHYWKDERLSFPSSTNKSMTFDGRLVKKIWVPDVFFVHSKRSFIHDTTTENIMLRVFPDGHVLYSLRVTVTAACNMDFSRFPLDSQTCTLELESYAYTDEDLMLYWKSGDESLSTDDRISLSQFLIQKFHTSSRLAFYSSTGWYNRLYINFTLRRHIFFFLLQTYFPATLMVMLSWVSFWIDRRAVPARVSLGITTVLTMSTIITGVNASMPRVSYIKAVDIYLWVSFVFVFLSVLEYAAVNYLTTVRDGKDRKLREKAREQALPCTCGMSHTRTMMLDGTYSEADTNSLAGYTRAPMVPEDPPEKQERMVVHLSLDSESTGTKKKRRGFRIIQNTHAIDTYSRMIFPGAYIIFNLIYWSVYC